The following are from one region of the Penaeus vannamei isolate JL-2024 chromosome 28, ASM4276789v1, whole genome shotgun sequence genome:
- the LOC113811772 gene encoding uncharacterized protein: MKFLRATLIVTCYALAAADAASVGGRPPAGVPQGSLVVGPESAFCQDANAFLTCDFKWDQENIYLPSHGIAKDYDLVILQRVHNLVLDRRACLNLSLREVAQARAEGAVDSSCSKVELSLRNVSLDAVEAPVTSLYAYKSRLERIAMEDVDSKLTVISSSVGTLDVARVVGSGVTVQLHSTTVKRLENLHVAGNSKVLLHDVTFEGALEHSLVLASKGNLMTAVKFPPLKTEGVQPAALLLKHGADVTLENLRGSIKIAAPPCPALQERATEEALTTTPSEPEDQERNVLLLPLAASLALNGVFPISFCIWRCLASKVESETKETQHNARPLLSSPNETPSPRVKKKKKNNLLSNLRSYVRLTKTHLQSKKSRQKISKHSEKSELRRSSINHSAVLLQRLTEREERPTHRKARRRTLTHHGPYPEYVTLFTSSSEDGESYAIISSTDSNLSNGVSHV; encoded by the exons ATGAAATTCCTCCGAGCGACCCTCATCGTGACCTGCTACGCCCTCGCTGCCGCCGACGCCGCTTCCGTGGGAGGTCGTCCGCCGGCAGGAGTTCCTCAGGGCAGTCTGGTGGTTGGGCCGGAGTCCGCTTTCTGCCAAGACGCGAACGCTTTCCTGACGTGCGACTTCAAGTGGGACCAAGAG AATATCTATTTGCCGAGCCACGGAATCGCGAAAGACTACGACCTGGTCATCCTGCAACGAGTTCACAACCTGGTCCTCGATCGCCGGGCCTGCCTCAACCTCAGCCTGCGAGAGGTGGCGCAGGCGAGGGCGGAGGGCGCCGTGGACTCCTCCTGCTCGAAGGTTGAGCTGTCCCTCCGAAACGTGAGTCTCGACGCGGTTGAGGCTCCGGTGACCTCGCTCTACGCCTACAAGTCGCGCCTGGAGAGGATCGCGATGGAGGACGTCGACTCGAAGTTGACCGTCATCAGCTCCTCCGTCGGCACGCTCGACGTGGCGCGCGTCGTGGGCAGTGGCGTGACGGTGCAGCTGCACAGCACGACGGTGAAGCGGCTGGAGAACCTCCACGTGGCGGGCAACTCGAAGGTCCTGCTGCATGACGTCACGTTCGAGGGCGCGCTCGAGCACTCGCTCGTGTTGGCCTCCAAGGGGAACCTCATGACTGCGGTGAAGTTCCCGCCGCTGAAGACTGAAGGCGTCCAACCAGCGGCCCTCCTCCTCAAACACGGCGCTGACGTCACCCTCGAGAACCTACGGGGAAGCATCAAGATCGCCGCGCCTCCTTGCCCTGCCTTGCAAGAAAGGGCCACGGAGGAGGCTCTCACGACGACCCCCTCGGAGCCCGAAGACCAGGAGAGGAACGTGCTCCTCCTGCCTCTCGCCGCTTCGCTTGCCCTCAACGGCGTATTTCCAATATCGTTCTGCATCTGGCGATGCTTGGCCTCGAAGGTGGAGAGCGAAACAAAGGAAACGCAACACAACGCACGCCCGCTTCTATCCTCTCCGAACGAAACGCCTTCTCCAAGggtcaagaagaaaaagaaaaacaatctttTGTCAAATCTCCGTTCTTACGTAAGACTAACAAAGACGCACCTTCAATCAAAAAAATCTCGACAGAAAATCAGTAAACATTCCGAAAAGTCAGAATTGCGTCGAAGCAGCATTAATCACAGTGCAGTTTTGCTTCAAAGACTCACCGAAAGAGAGGAGCGGCCGACCCACAGAAAGGCTCGCCGAAGAACTTTAACCCACCATGGCCCTTATCCCGAATATGTCACACTTTTTACTTCGTCGTCAGAGGATGGCGAGTCGTATGCGATAATCTCGTCAACAGATTCAAACCTAAGCAACGGCGTAAGCCATGTTTAA